The following are encoded in a window of Dysidea avara chromosome 4, odDysAvar1.4, whole genome shotgun sequence genomic DNA:
- the LOC136253439 gene encoding uncharacterized protein isoform X1, producing the protein MANAGTRKRTRARKKSSKRKSGESDGNDDAGPKAKDAFVEALRSVLNDDSFKIMSSEAIEARKAAQILLDWCLDAANNNCFTTFVLKLSEDLKQAMSSCKKKSCNCEKLWRNFFLLRSSEKFREDWVNFLDSANVAATPILYQHLTDILFRGYIGDHVTGCTAETKVDPAPAVTKREGNVLRYAAGYVCRHLRKKIERSKHELKEEMVLCLMTLTKDTPEEHSECGSSEEWTLALDRGGLWYVKETTFILFIAIEEEVRECLKMFNPAAGKKEEIVESYLQ; encoded by the exons ATGGCGAATGCTGGAACTCGTAAAAGAACTCGTGCTAGAAAGAAGAGCTCGAAGCGGAAGAGCGGAGAATCTGATGGAAATGACGATGCTG GTCCCAAAGCAAAAGATGCTTTTGTGGAAGCACTCAGAAGCGTATTGAATGATGATTCATTTAAAATAATGTCCTCGGAAGCAATTGAAGCAAGAAAAGCGGCACAGATTCTGTTGGACTGGTGTCTTGATGCTGCCAACAATAACTGTTTTACAACATTTGTTTTGAAATTGTCAGAAGACCTGAAACAGGCAATGAGCTCTTGTAAAAAGAAATCATGCAATTGTGAGAAACTTTGGAGAAACTTTTTTCTGTTGCGCTCTTCAGAGAAATTTCGAGAGGACTGGGTAAATTTTTTGGACTCCGCTAATGTGGCTGCTACACCTATCCTGTATCAGCATTTAACTGATATTTTGTTCAGGGGATACATTGGTGATCATGTGACAGGGTGTACAGCTGAAACCAAGGTTGATCCAGCACCAGCTGTAACAAAACGCGAAGGCAATGTTCTTCGTTATGCTGCCGGCTATGTTTGTAGACATTTACGTAAGAAAATCGAACGCAGTAAACATGAGCTTAAGGAAGAGATGGTATTGTGCCTGATGACTTTAACAAAGGACACACCCGAAGAACATAGTGAATGTGGCAGTTCTGAAGAATGGACATTAGCACTAGATAGAGGTGGGCTATGGTATGTTAAAGAAACAACATTTATATTGTTTATTGCAATAGAAGAAGAAGTGAGAGAATGCCTAAAAATGTTCAACCCAGCAGCTGGAAAAAAAGAGGAGATTGTTGAAAGTTATCTCCAGTGA
- the LOC136253439 gene encoding uncharacterized protein isoform X2, whose product MANAGTRKRTRARKKSSKRKSGESDGNDDAGPKAKDAFVEALRSVLNDDSFKIMSSEAIEARKAAQILLDWCLDAANNNCFTTFVLKLSEDLKQAMSSCKKKSCNCEKLWRNFFLLRSSEKFREDWVNFLDSANVAATPILYQHLTDILFRGYIGDHVTGCTAETKVDPAPAVTKREGNVLRYAAGYVCRHLRKKIERSKHELKEEMVLCLMTLTKDTPEEHSECGSSEEWTLALDREEEVRECLKMFNPAAGKKEEIVESYLQ is encoded by the exons ATGGCGAATGCTGGAACTCGTAAAAGAACTCGTGCTAGAAAGAAGAGCTCGAAGCGGAAGAGCGGAGAATCTGATGGAAATGACGATGCTG GTCCCAAAGCAAAAGATGCTTTTGTGGAAGCACTCAGAAGCGTATTGAATGATGATTCATTTAAAATAATGTCCTCGGAAGCAATTGAAGCAAGAAAAGCGGCACAGATTCTGTTGGACTGGTGTCTTGATGCTGCCAACAATAACTGTTTTACAACATTTGTTTTGAAATTGTCAGAAGACCTGAAACAGGCAATGAGCTCTTGTAAAAAGAAATCATGCAATTGTGAGAAACTTTGGAGAAACTTTTTTCTGTTGCGCTCTTCAGAGAAATTTCGAGAGGACTGGGTAAATTTTTTGGACTCCGCTAATGTGGCTGCTACACCTATCCTGTATCAGCATTTAACTGATATTTTGTTCAGGGGATACATTGGTGATCATGTGACAGGGTGTACAGCTGAAACCAAGGTTGATCCAGCACCAGCTGTAACAAAACGCGAAGGCAATGTTCTTCGTTATGCTGCCGGCTATGTTTGTAGACATTTACGTAAGAAAATCGAACGCAGTAAACATGAGCTTAAGGAAGAGATGGTATTGTGCCTGATGACTTTAACAAAGGACACACCCGAAGAACATAGTGAATGTGGCAGTTCTGAAGAATGGACATTAGCACTAGATAGAG AAGAAGAAGTGAGAGAATGCCTAAAAATGTTCAACCCAGCAGCTGGAAAAAAAGAGGAGATTGTTGAAAGTTATCTCCAGTGA